A region from the Populus trichocarpa isolate Nisqually-1 chromosome 18, P.trichocarpa_v4.1, whole genome shotgun sequence genome encodes:
- the LOC18107540 gene encoding flowering-promoting factor 1-like protein 2, giving the protein MSGVWFFKNNGVIRLVENPAAESNGGNGSGSRRKVLVHLPSGQVVSSYSSLEQILNELGWERYYGGDPDLFQFHKQSSIDLISLPRDFSKFNSVYMYDIVIKNPNIFHVRDM; this is encoded by the coding sequence atgtcAGGagtttggtttttcaaaaacaatggTGTAATTCGCCTGGTGGAGAACCCTGCAGCGGAATCTAATGGAGGGAATGGAAGTGGTTCAAGGAGAAAGGTATTGGTGCACTTGCCATCAGGCCAAGTGGTATCCTCATACTCTTCCCTTGAACAGATCTTGAACGAGTTAGGATGGGAGAGGTACTATGGAGGTGACCCTGACCTCTTCCAATTCCACAAGCAATCTTCCATTGACCTGATCTCTCTTCCTAGGGACTTCTCCAAGTTCAACTCTGTCTACATGTACGATATTGTCATTAAGAACCCTAACATTTTCCATGTTAGAGATATGTAA
- the LOC18107539 gene encoding myb-related protein 308, translating into MGRKPGCSKDGLNKGAWTPLEDKMLMDYLKIHGEGKWSNIVKETGLKRCGKSCRLRWMNYLRPNIKRGNFSEDEEDLIIRLHKLLGNRWSLIAGRLPGRTDNEIKNYWHTTIAKKAQHRQLRGQPKVDRKQIASGSQNGAASNLKNQSTIESQCTTGMVAATTTLQENTAQDHQDSIAIPKSTNSDLQLDMPKTYENEPSSKGSQNGAASNFKNQSTIESQCTTGVVAATPTLQENTAQDHQDSIAMAQSTNSNLQYDIPKTNENESSSKGLASGEDDNSSNIMMYYDYMEDFSKILDSDFTKFSDVHDIISTDHHSNNTIEVNGDHHGVSINGCKSRETAEFPGKLVESDHWSSNKCIQADQGFDFMSLLSFLDSTDDEWTADALGTKVL; encoded by the exons ATGGGAAGAAAGCCAGGGTGTTCAAAGGATGGTCTCAACAAAGGAGCGTGGACACCTCTTGAAGATAAAATGCTTATGGATTATTTAAAGATCCATGGTGAAGGCAAATGGAGCAATATTGTCAAAGAAACAG GACTTAAGAGATGTGGAAAGAGCTGCAGGCTTCGTTGGATGAATTATCTGAGACCTAATATAAAGAGAGGCAACTTCTCTGAGGATGAAGAAGACCTCATTATCAGGCTGCATAAGCTCTTAGGCAACAG ATGGTCTCTGATAGCAGGAAGACTTCCTGGACGAACAGATAATGAGATAAAGAATTATTGGCACACCACTATTGCTAAGAAGGCACAGCATAGGCAACTCCGGGGGCAGCCGAAAGTCGATAGGAAACAAATAGCATCGGGATCTCAAAATGGGGCGGCGTCAAATTTAAAGAATCAGAGCACCATTGAATCACAGTGCACTACCGGGATGGTTGCTGCCACCACTACATTACAGGAAAACACAGCTCAAGATCATCAAGATAGTATTGCAATCCCAAAATCCACCAACAGCGACTTGCAACTTGATATGCCTAAGACATATGAAAATGAACCATCAAGCAAGGGGTCTCAAAATGGGGCAGCATCAAATTTCAAGAATCAGAGCACCATCGAATCACAGTGCACTACCGGGGTGGTTGCTGCCACCCCTACATTACAAGAAAACACAGCTCAAGATCATCAAGATAGTATTGCAATGGCACAATCCACCAACAGCAACTTGCAATATGATATTCCTAAGACAAATGAAAATGAATCATCAAGCAAGGGGTTGGCATCTGGGGAGGATGATAATTCATCCAACATTATGATGTATTACGATTACATGGAGGACTTCAGCAAGATTCTTGATTCAGACTTCACAAAGTTTAGTGACGTCCATGATATTATTAGCACTGACCATCATTCCAATAACACCATTGAGGTAAACGGCGATCATCATGGTGTCTCTATTAACGGATGCAAATCAAGAGAAACAGCAGAGTTTCCTGGGAAATTAGTGGAGTCGGATCATTGGTCTAGCAATAAATGTATTCAAGCTGACCAAGGTTTTGATTTCATGTCATTGCTTTCATTTCTTGATTCAACCGATGACGAATGGACAGCAGATGCTTTAGGTACTAAAGTACTTTAG